From the genome of Leishmania panamensis strain MHOM/PA/94/PSC-1 chromosome 4 sequence, one region includes:
- a CDS encoding hypothetical protein (TriTrypDB/GeneDB-style sysID: LpmP.04.0240), with the protein MRRSARRANVAALYEFVDGNFLNNKRPAIPGGAWPLECLRRKSLADLQQVWLSLLKERNMLSTIREHYLKHQEELGAMPAPSRLKMVEDSMENVKRVVKERDAEATAEAVRIFQERLAKGIYRYPPGPPPPPGAHCSMCTVKLVLSRRVDEERLRELLGRFDVFEEHKGIVALTMQLPEEVLAKKRDAEQLWQQYMTERRDVEEYYKWPGSSTGGAESASVYDYTVVELAPGVYSGHRGTSAAESNGKDDGNAVAHDVVQAAQLPVPPPKTRPPPPRSPLEHIKYQQRSVLSKAVIQLGYFPNITTTPPQFTKVDDVPRPVHPDEIEGPWEVRVTYDAKDGLAYVQSLGLTSIDGAVVLSVEEEVPATAQPYAAVDPVYQEAVRREMAQEETLMKWPNVPEWKYQYDLYTKKNLAQVVQYNYSNVVDYIDREVLLTGRSVWESPIDIDPTCGGMKSVPAHAKKPKRYMTHGLSEVGVTDI; encoded by the coding sequence aTGCGGCGCTCTGCGCGGCGTGCCaacgtggcggcgctgtacGAGTTTGTCGATGGAAACTTCCTGAACAACAAGCGGCCGGCCATCCCTGGTGGGGCTTGGCCACTGGAGTGCTTGCGCCGCAAGAGCCTTGCGGATCTGCAGCAGGTATGGCTGTCATTGCTGAAGGAGCGCAACATGCTGAGCACCATCAGAGAGCACTACCTGAAGCACCAGGAAGAGCTGGGGGCGAtgccggcgccgtcgcgACTGAAGATGGTGGAGGACTCGATGGAGAATGTGAAGAGGGTAGTGAAGGAGCGCGACGCGGAGGCGACAGCCGAGGCTGTGCGCATCTTCCAGGAGCGTCTCGCCAAAGGCATCTACCGCTACCCACCGGGgccgccacccccgcctGGGGCCCACTGCTCGATGTGTACGGTGAAGCTGGTGCTGAGCCGCCGCGTCGACGAAGAGCGGCTGCGGGAGTTGCTTGGACGCTTCGACGTGTTCGAGGAGCACAAGGGCATTGTGGCCCTCACGATGCAGCTGCCCGAGGAGGTCCTGGCGAAGAAGCGCGACgcggagcagctgtggcagcagtaCATGACAGAGCGGCGCGATGTAGAGGAGTACTATAAGTGgcctggcagcagcacgggAGGTGCCGAGTCGGCGAGCGTGTACGACTACACAGTGGTAGAGCTTGCCCCGGGGGTGTACAGTGGACACCGCGGCACATCGGCTGCCGAGTCGAACGGCAAGGACGACGGCAACGCGGTTGCCCACGACGTCGTCCAGGCAGCGCAGCTACCGGTGCCGCCCCCCAAGACGCGACCCCCGCCCCCACGCAGCCCGCTCGAGCATATCAAGTACCAGCAGCGCTCTGTCCTCAGCAAGGCAGTCATTCAGCTCGGCTATTTCCCCAACATCACGaccacgccgccgcagttCACCAAAGTGGATGATGTGCCGCGTCCTGTACACCCAGACGAAATCGAGGGCCCGTGGGAGGTGCGGGTCACCTATGATGCAAAGGATGGACTGGCCTATGTGCAGTCTCTTGGCCTGACGTCCATCGACGGAGCAGTCGTGCTctcagtggaggaggaagtgcccgccacagcgcagccGTACGCCGCCGTAGACCCGGTCTACCAGGAGGCCGTCCGCCGCGAgatggcgcaggaggagacgcTGATGAAGTGGCCGAACGTGCCGGAGTGGAAGTATCAGTACGACCTCTACACCAAGAAGAACCTTGCGCAGGTGGTCCAGTACAACTACTCCAACGTGGTCGACTACATCGACCGCGAGGTGCTCTTAACCGGCCGCTCTGTCTGGGAGTCGCCGATCGACATCGACCCCACGTGCGGCGGCATGAAGTCGGTACCGGCGCATGCGAAGAAGCCAAAACGCTACATGACACATGGCCTGAGCGAGGTAGGGGTAACCGATATTTAG